In Leeia aquatica, a single window of DNA contains:
- a CDS encoding gamma carbonic anhydrase family protein: MLITHLGHTPTVHPDAWVAPNAVLCGDVHVGPGCRILFGAQIIAEGGRISLGEQVIVMENAVLRSNDHHPLTIGNHCLIGPQAHVVGCTLEDEVFIATGSAIFHGAHIGRGSEVRIHGVVHLKSTLPPGSTVPIGWVAVGQPARILPPHEHEAIWAQQGPLNFPLTVYGLQREEANMVTITRGLSERLGRHLHDSTQWDDLVL; this comes from the coding sequence ATGCTGATTACCCATCTCGGCCATACCCCGACTGTCCACCCGGATGCCTGGGTGGCACCCAATGCCGTACTGTGTGGTGATGTGCATGTCGGGCCGGGTTGCCGCATCCTGTTCGGTGCGCAAATCATTGCCGAAGGGGGACGCATCAGTCTGGGGGAGCAGGTCATTGTCATGGAAAATGCGGTATTGCGCAGCAATGACCATCATCCGCTGACCATCGGCAATCATTGCCTGATCGGGCCGCAAGCGCATGTGGTCGGCTGCACCCTTGAGGATGAGGTCTTCATTGCCACCGGCTCTGCCATCTTCCACGGCGCTCACATCGGGCGCGGCAGTGAAGTGCGTATCCATGGTGTGGTTCACCTGAAAAGCACCTTGCCCCCTGGCAGCACGGTGCCGATTGGCTGGGTGGCTGTTGGTCAACCCGCTCGCATCCTGCCCCCGCACGAACACGAGGCTATCTGGGCGCAGCAAGGTCCGCTCAACTTCCCGCTGACGGTCTATGGCCTGCAACGCGAGGAAGCCAATATGGTGACGATCACCCGTGGGCTCTCCGAGCGGCTGGGGCGGCATTTGCATGACAGCACCCAGTGGGATGATCTGGTGCTGTAA
- a CDS encoding PepSY-associated TM helix domain-containing protein has translation MSSPRKTPSFYTVAWRWHFFAGMFVVPFMLMLACTGIIYLFKPQLDQWMYGELLNVPASNQPMHPADHLAGLVQQHYPGAALLKYQPPATSTSSSKLVIRHQGQKLGVYVDPYRATLLGSLDENSTLQAVVLKLHGELLMGKSGDLLVELAASWGVVLLVSGLYLWWPRGRGKLAVFWPRFSAGGRTLWRDLHAVTGFWGVLFVLFMLFSGLTWTGFWGEKFAAVWSQFPAQMWDDVPKSDRKAITLNSTEDKVVPWAVEQTPLPRSTGNHAEHNNQGASPAVSPATIRLQQVVDLAQTLKVAPGYAIALPDGPEGVYTVSVFPNDPRQEATLHVDQYSGKVLADIRFKDYAAVPKAVEFGVALHEGKFFGLANQLLMLTICLLIIFSCISGIIMWIKRKPDGKLGVPASPADTPLWKTALILMLLLGAAFPLVGASFLLVLALDALWQRLPRRAAA, from the coding sequence ATGAGCAGTCCCCGTAAAACCCCAAGCTTCTATACCGTTGCCTGGCGCTGGCATTTCTTTGCCGGGATGTTTGTGGTGCCCTTCATGCTGATGCTGGCCTGTACCGGCATCATCTATCTGTTCAAGCCTCAGCTGGATCAGTGGATGTATGGCGAGCTGCTGAACGTTCCTGCCAGCAACCAGCCCATGCACCCGGCAGATCATCTGGCAGGCTTGGTGCAGCAGCACTACCCGGGGGCAGCGTTGCTGAAGTATCAGCCGCCTGCCACCTCAACCAGCAGCAGCAAGCTGGTGATCCGTCATCAGGGGCAAAAGCTGGGCGTATATGTCGATCCATACCGGGCAACCCTGCTCGGCAGTCTGGACGAAAACAGTACGCTGCAAGCCGTGGTACTGAAACTGCATGGCGAACTGCTGATGGGCAAATCGGGGGACTTGCTGGTCGAGCTGGCTGCCAGTTGGGGTGTGGTCCTGCTGGTGTCGGGGCTGTATCTGTGGTGGCCGCGTGGCCGTGGCAAGCTGGCCGTATTCTGGCCGCGCTTCTCGGCGGGAGGCCGCACCCTGTGGCGAGACCTGCATGCGGTCACCGGCTTCTGGGGTGTCCTGTTTGTACTGTTCATGCTGTTCTCCGGCCTGACCTGGACCGGCTTCTGGGGTGAGAAGTTTGCTGCCGTATGGAGCCAGTTCCCGGCGCAGATGTGGGACGATGTGCCCAAATCGGACCGCAAGGCGATCACGCTAAACAGCACAGAAGACAAAGTGGTGCCGTGGGCGGTAGAGCAAACCCCCTTGCCCCGCTCCACCGGTAACCATGCAGAACACAACAACCAGGGTGCTAGCCCTGCCGTCAGCCCTGCGACCATTCGCCTGCAGCAGGTGGTCGACCTGGCCCAGACACTCAAGGTCGCACCCGGCTACGCCATTGCATTACCTGATGGCCCGGAAGGCGTTTATACCGTCTCGGTGTTTCCGAACGACCCACGTCAGGAAGCCACCCTGCATGTAGACCAGTACAGTGGCAAGGTGCTGGCGGACATCCGCTTCAAGGACTATGCCGCGGTACCCAAAGCGGTCGAATTCGGTGTTGCCCTGCACGAGGGTAAATTCTTTGGACTGGCCAACCAGCTGCTGATGCTCACCATTTGCTTGCTGATCATCTTCAGCTGCATCAGCGGCATCATCATGTGGATCAAGCGCAAGCCGGATGGCAAGCTGGGCGTGCCGGCCTCCCCTGCAGATACGCCACTGTGGAAAACCGCCCTGATCCTCATGCTGCTACTCGGCGCAGCGTTCCCGCTGGTGGGCGCCAGTTTCCTGCTGGTCCTGGCGCTGGATGCGCTGTGGCAACGCTTGCCGCGACGCGCTGCAGCCTGA
- a CDS encoding GNAT family N-acetyltransferase: MSQFSHAVDHYWQRCLAQTAAHSQQDFLSINPHLPEGREIMLLKRDTHTRAVVTPEWAARLALAPHPIHDETEFRQRLAAHGAHLHGADWLHYFTEADQARLLQETTPAHIRPLSQADQTAFNQFQSLASEADLDAAWVELDHWSVWGAFVGPQLVCAASMYVWPDSPLADTGVLTLPAHRGQGFARDVIRAISRHACQQGFEPQYRCQLDHVSSAAVARAAGMRCYGSWEVLSTDD; encoded by the coding sequence ATGTCCCAGTTCTCCCACGCCGTTGACCACTATTGGCAGCGTTGTCTGGCCCAGACAGCAGCGCACTCGCAGCAAGATTTTCTGTCCATCAACCCACATCTGCCCGAGGGGCGGGAGATCATGCTGCTGAAGCGTGATACACACACCCGGGCCGTTGTGACGCCGGAATGGGCAGCCCGACTGGCACTTGCCCCGCACCCGATTCACGATGAAACCGAATTTCGTCAGCGCTTGGCCGCGCACGGTGCCCATCTGCACGGGGCCGACTGGCTGCACTACTTTACCGAAGCTGACCAAGCCCGACTGCTGCAGGAAACAACGCCCGCACATATCCGCCCCTTGAGCCAGGCCGACCAGACTGCCTTCAACCAATTCCAGTCCCTGGCTTCTGAAGCCGATCTGGATGCGGCCTGGGTAGAGCTGGATCACTGGTCAGTCTGGGGCGCTTTTGTCGGACCACAGCTGGTGTGTGCGGCCAGCATGTATGTGTGGCCGGATAGCCCACTGGCCGATACCGGGGTGCTGACCCTTCCGGCGCACCGGGGCCAAGGATTTGCCCGCGACGTGATCCGCGCCATCAGCCGCCATGCCTGCCAGCAAGGGTTTGAGCCGCAATACCGCTGTCAGCTGGATCATGTCAGCTCTGCGGCCGTCGCGCGCGCAGCCGGCATGCGCTGTTATGGCAGCTGGGAAGTCCTCAGCACAGATGACTGA